One genomic window of Notamacropus eugenii isolate mMacEug1 chromosome 6, mMacEug1.pri_v2, whole genome shotgun sequence includes the following:
- the CCKAR gene encoding cholecystokinin receptor type A produces the protein MDIVDSLLLNGSNVTPPCELGLENGTFFCLDPPRPSKVNWQPAVQILLYSLIFLLSILGNTLVITVLIRNKRMRTVTNIFLLSLAVSDLMLCLFCMPFNLIPHLLKDFIFGSAVCKTTSYFMGISVSVSTFNLVAISLERYSAICKPLQSRVWQTKSHALKVITATWCLSFTIMSPYPIYSNLVPFTKYNNQTANMCRFLLPSDVMQQSWHTFLLLILFLIPGIVMMVAYGLISLELYRGIKFDASQRKSRERKSSMGSSSKYEDGDGCYLQKSKKRKKLELQQLSSNSSSTRIDRARSSSSAANLMAKKRVIRMLIVIVILFFLCWMPIYSANAWKAYDTASAELLLSGAPISFILLLSYTSACVNPIIYCFMNKRFRLGFLSTFSCCPHPNPPGGRGEVGEEEDGRTTGASLTRYSYSHMSISVPPT, from the exons atggatATAGTTGATAGTCTACTTCTGAATGGCAGTAATGTTACTCCTCCCTGTGAACTCGGACTTGAAAATGGGACATTTTTCTGTTTGGATCCACCTCGTCCTTCCAAAG TAAATTGGCAGCCAGCGGTGCAGATTCTCTTATATTCCCTGATATTCCTGCTCAGTATCCTGGGGAACACCCTGGTGATCACCGTGCTGATCCGAAACAAGAGGATGAGGACAGTCACTAACATATTTTTGCTCTCACTGGCTGTCAGCGATCTCATGCTCTGTCTCTTTTGTATGCCATTCAATCTCATTCCTCACCTGctcaaggattttatttttgggAGTGCTGTCTGCAAGACCACCTCTTATTTCATGG GTATCTCAGTCAGTGTATCTACTTTCAATCTGGTTGCCATATCTCTAGAGAGATACAGTGCAATTTGCAAGCCCCTGCAGTCAAGGGTCTGGCAGACGAAGTCCCATGCATTGAAGGTGATCACTGCTACTTGGTGTCTCTCCTTCACCATCATGTCACCATATCCAATTTACAGCAACTTGGTTCCCTTTACCAAATATAACAACCAGACAGCTAATATGTGTCGCTTTCTGTTGCCGAGTGATGTTATGCAACAGTCCTG GCACACGTTTTTGCTTCTCATCCTCTTTCTTATTCCTGGAATTGTGATGATGGTAGCATATGGATTAATCTCTTTGGAACTATACCGAGGAATAAAGTTTGATGCCAGCCAGAGGAAATCTAGAG AAAGGAAATCCAGCATGGGCAGCAGCAGCAAATACGAAGATGGCGACGGCTGCTACCTGCAGAAATCCAAGAAGAGGAAGAAGCTGGAGCTACAACAGCTgtccagcaacagcagcagcaccagGATTGACCGAGCCCGGAGCAGTAGCTCAGCTGCCAACTTGATGGCCAAGAAGAGAGTGATTCGAATGTTAATTGTCATTGTGATCTTGTTCTTTCTCTGCTGGATGCCCATCTACAGTGCCAATGCCTGGAAGGCCTATGACACGGCCTCTGCTGAGCTGCTCCTCTCCGGAGCTCCCATCTCCTTCATCCTCCTGCTCTCCTATACCTCTGCCTGTGTGAACCCCATCATCTACTGCTTCATGAACAAACGCTTCCGCCTGGGCTTCCTTTCGACCTTCTCCTGCTGCCCTCATCCAAACCCtccaggagggagaggagaagtaggtgaagaggaagatggaagaaCCACAGGGGCGTCTCTGACCAGGTATTCATACAGTCACATGAGCATCTCTGTCCCCCCCACATGA